A region of the Heptranchias perlo isolate sHepPer1 chromosome 25, sHepPer1.hap1, whole genome shotgun sequence genome:
ATTCTGGGGTGACCCTGGCTCCTAAGCCTTGGCTTCCTGTGCTGGAGAAGATAAGAGACAGAGTCACGCAGGCTACAGGACACACATTCAACTTTGTGCTGATCAACAGGTGAACATTCAAAGTCATcaaggaggggaggggacaaGGGCCGTGTGTCAAAATGCTCTGAAATGACTGTGATTATCAGGCAGTGTACTGAGGCTTCAATTTTCGGTGATGTAGAAGGGCAAGTGGCTGATCCATGTCCACAGTTCCTGATCTTGACTATATTGAGGTTGGGCACTTTTGTATGAGGGAGGGAATACCTGAACAGGACTCACCTGAGTGCTCTTGCTGCCTGTGCTTTAGAGCATTGGCCCAGGTTTCCAACCTGTAGcgactccctacccaccacataTTTTGCCAACACACGTGGTGGGCAAGGAGTCACTATCTTTAAAAGGGAATTTGGCAAGTTCCTGACTCGAGGATATTTTCCAGTCATAAGAGGGTAAATTGCTAgttggctatgaggagagatgggcTATCACAGGGCCCTGGAGCCTTGTTTGATTACCATAGGAAGTCGGAGAGGAGTGTGGACAGGATCGGGCTGAGCTGTGGTGCTTTCTCTCATGTGGGTCAAATTACCTGCTGATAGTTACTGTGTAGGATTACACTTGGAAGAACGGCTAATTGGGTGAGGTATCCAAGGCCTGTGTCACTTAGCACCTCCAGGGACTAAAGGAGGAGAAAATGATGCACGAAACAGGCAGTGTCATTTTACCCACAGTGAGAAGATGTGAGAGGATCCAGCCGCAGTGCCCTGAGCAAGTTAGCAACCCTTGAACTAACCTCCTGCCCTTCACTGACAGGTACAAAGATGGAAATGATCACATCGGGGAGCATCGcgatgacgagaaggagctggagcctcGCAGCCCCATCGCATCAGTTTCCTTTGGCGCCTGCAGGGACTTCATCTTTCGCCATGGACACTCACGGGGGAAAAACGCCACACGCCGCCTGGAACCGGTGAAGCTGCTTCTGGGACACGGCAGCCTGCTGCTGATGAACTACCCGACGAACGTCCACTGGTATCACAGCCTGCCGGCCCGCAAGAAGGTGCTTGCCCCCCGAGTCAACCTGACCTTTCGCAAGGTCGTGGCTCCACCAAAGAATTGAGAGCTTTTCCCCCAGTGGAGACTGG
Encoded here:
- the alkbh2 gene encoding DNA oxidative demethylase ALKBH2, with protein sequence MDKFVIKQSKNPENHKSERCEIKWQMDKEVVDSSDERAESPRKKLKSNRESEETEPLALLAEQELVRDVEYSWKRIRAEGLDCDYTKIFTKSEADDIFLQLEKVLEYFSGDLTKVQVFGKWHNIPRQQVTYGDLGLTYTYSGVTLAPKPWLPVLEKIRDRVTQATGHTFNFVLINRYKDGNDHIGEHRDDEKELEPRSPIASVSFGACRDFIFRHGHSRGKNATRRLEPVKLLLGHGSLLLMNYPTNVHWYHSLPARKKVLAPRVNLTFRKVVAPPKN